The following proteins come from a genomic window of Micromonospora echinofusca:
- the yajC gene encoding preprotein translocase subunit YajC — MLYAAEGGGGAGSLTPILMIALLFGVMYFMMIRPQQKRRREAESMQSALAPGDEVVTIGGLYGTVTGVDDDTVLLEVAPGVQTRYARPAIARVVSQAERPADEPVTEDADVVKE, encoded by the coding sequence GTGCTTTACGCAGCAGAGGGCGGCGGGGGTGCCGGCAGCCTGACGCCGATCCTCATGATCGCTCTGCTCTTCGGCGTCATGTACTTCATGATGATCCGCCCCCAGCAGAAGCGCCGCCGTGAGGCGGAGTCCATGCAGTCCGCCCTCGCCCCCGGCGACGAGGTGGTCACGATCGGTGGGCTCTACGGCACGGTCACCGGCGTGGACGACGACACCGTCCTGCTCGAGGTCGCGCCCGGTGTGCAGACCCGCTACGCCCGTCCGGCCATCGCCCGGGTGGTCAGCCAGGCGGAGCGCCCGGCTGACGAGCCGGTCACCGAGGACGCGGACGTCGTCAAGGAGTGA
- the secD gene encoding protein translocase subunit SecD, giving the protein MAPPQGQMRPGRQLAVLGLIFVVLYLLVFFAGGASGGLKDRLEPKLGLDLVGGTRLTLEATNSVDGRPPTAENLEEARQIIESRVNAFGVAEAEVVTEGNRNIVISLPGENRDLTEVGSAAELRFRKVLKAADGSGAATAPPPAATPAPSGSATPAPSGSAKPSGSAAPSGSAAPKATASPSGGQGGMAPAPSASASAAPSATPSAATPTPSASAEPVPQSVEEQRKAVEQKVGAAAWAAASGLQAPADLSADPSLAEKLKPFAGLDAREVAVLPAAMQFNVPQIGCAQLDKRPPASISAPDQQVVACEDGAAKYLLDQAKVLGTDVEDASAVLDQTSQWVVSLDFSGPGQDKWTNLTREAFNNTGQACDATALGQDGKCRVAVVLDNEIVSSPEIQGVLTGNSQITGNFTQKDASALAGQLRYGALPVTFEPQEQQNVTATLGASHLRAGLLAAGIGMALVIIYSFFYYRLLGSVIFLSLILSALLVFGALVVLGRQIGFTLTLAGIAGMIVSLGVAADSFVIYFERLKDEIREGRSPRSAVPRAWIRARRTIISANAITLMSAVVLYVVSVGAVKGFAFALGLATVLDLVVVFLFRHPIMTMFARTSAFLSPRVSGLGRALPPRTAEPAKPRNQRVKEA; this is encoded by the coding sequence GTGGCACCACCTCAGGGACAGATGCGCCCCGGACGGCAACTGGCCGTGCTCGGGCTCATCTTCGTCGTCCTCTATCTTTTGGTGTTCTTCGCGGGCGGCGCCAGCGGCGGCTTGAAGGACCGGCTCGAGCCCAAGCTCGGCCTGGACCTCGTCGGCGGCACCCGGCTGACGCTGGAGGCGACCAACAGCGTCGACGGCCGGCCCCCCACGGCGGAGAACCTCGAAGAGGCCCGCCAGATCATCGAGAGCCGCGTCAACGCCTTCGGCGTCGCCGAGGCCGAGGTGGTCACCGAGGGCAACCGCAACATCGTGATCTCCCTGCCCGGTGAGAACCGCGACTTGACCGAGGTGGGCAGCGCCGCCGAGCTGCGCTTCCGCAAGGTCCTCAAGGCCGCCGACGGCAGCGGCGCGGCCACCGCCCCGCCGCCCGCCGCCACCCCGGCCCCCTCCGGCAGCGCGACCCCGGCCCCGTCGGGCAGCGCGAAGCCCTCCGGCAGCGCCGCCCCGTCGGGCAGCGCCGCGCCGAAGGCGACCGCGTCGCCGAGCGGCGGCCAGGGCGGCATGGCCCCGGCCCCGAGCGCCAGCGCGTCGGCCGCGCCGAGCGCCACCCCGTCGGCCGCCACCCCGACGCCGAGCGCCAGCGCCGAGCCGGTGCCGCAGAGCGTCGAGGAGCAGCGCAAGGCCGTCGAGCAGAAGGTCGGCGCCGCCGCCTGGGCCGCCGCGAGCGGTCTCCAGGCCCCGGCCGACCTGTCCGCCGACCCGTCGCTGGCGGAGAAGCTCAAGCCGTTCGCGGGCCTCGACGCGCGTGAGGTCGCGGTGCTGCCGGCGGCGATGCAGTTCAACGTGCCGCAGATCGGCTGCGCCCAGCTCGACAAGCGCCCGCCGGCCTCCATCTCCGCCCCCGACCAGCAGGTGGTGGCCTGCGAGGACGGCGCCGCGAAGTACCTGCTCGACCAGGCGAAGGTGCTCGGCACCGACGTCGAGGACGCCAGCGCGGTGCTGGACCAGACCAGCCAGTGGGTCGTCAGCCTCGACTTCTCCGGTCCCGGCCAGGACAAGTGGACCAACCTGACCCGCGAGGCGTTCAACAACACGGGCCAGGCCTGCGACGCCACCGCCCTCGGCCAGGACGGCAAGTGCCGCGTCGCCGTCGTGCTCGACAACGAGATCGTCTCCTCGCCCGAGATCCAGGGCGTGCTGACGGGCAACTCGCAGATCACCGGCAACTTCACCCAGAAGGACGCCAGCGCCCTGGCCGGCCAGCTGCGCTACGGCGCGCTGCCGGTGACCTTCGAGCCGCAGGAGCAGCAGAACGTCACCGCCACCCTGGGCGCCAGCCACCTGCGGGCCGGCCTGCTCGCGGCGGGCATCGGCATGGCGCTGGTCATCATCTACTCGTTCTTCTACTACCGCCTGCTCGGCTCGGTCATCTTCCTGAGCCTGATCCTCTCGGCGCTGCTGGTCTTCGGCGCGCTGGTGGTGCTCGGCCGGCAGATCGGCTTCACCCTCACCCTCGCCGGCATCGCCGGCATGATCGTCTCGCTAGGTGTGGCGGCGGACTCGTTCGTCATCTACTTCGAGCGGCTCAAGGACGAGATCCGGGAGGGCCGCAGCCCGCGCAGCGCGGTGCCGCGCGCCTGGATCCGGGCCCGCCGCACGATCATCTCGGCCAACGCGATCACGCTGATGTCGGCGGTGGTGCTCTACGTGGTCTCGGTCGGCGCGGTGAAGGGCTTCGCCTTCGCCCTCGGCCTGGCCACGGTGCTGGACCTGGTCGTGGTCTTCCTCTTCCGGCACCCGATCATGACGATGTTCGCCCGCACCTCCGCGTTCCTGTCCCCACGGGTCAGCGGCCTCGGTCGGGCGCTCCCGCCGCGGACGGCCGAGCCGGCCAAGCCGCGCAACCAGCGTGTGAAGGAGGCCTGA
- the ruvB gene encoding Holliday junction branch migration DNA helicase RuvB, whose product MSVDALVLLEDGSRRRLGDIVVGDRVITRTGEGATVTAVHEQGELDSVRIRTTSGREVVAAPDHPFWTTEGWTKAGDLTGNDFLANVLRPDLVADGTEDTSEHKLAGYLVGDGCTTNQVTFTGGDEDVLADFRSTCDRLGLVHHTRPNSARSSLVRVSGLRPWLAEHGLLDKNAWQKRVPEFVYRGDTWQVAAFLGAYFACDGTVSRRGRDRYDLVVEYYSVSRDLLADVQHLLLRIGVQSRLKLKRGRYQGRPHESWRLSITSQDDVARFVQRVTVIGERGLRLAEWAPRRDRFEERLAADRVASVEPAGLHECRCLTVDGDHTFTVNDLVVHNTTLANIVAAELGSGIRVTSGPAIERSGDLAAILTSLAEGDVLFIDEIHRIAKPAEELLYSAMEDFRVDVIVGKGPGATAIPLDVEPFTLVGATTRSGLLTGPMRDRFGFVAHLDFYSPADLEVLLRRSARILGVPITDDGAAEVAGRSRGTPRIANRLLRRVRDFAEVRADGVVTLETARAALTVYDVDALGLDRLDRAVLTALVDSFRGGPVGLSTLAVAVGEQPDTVEEVCEPFLVRAGLLARTPRGRVATEAAWRHLGRTPPNGTFGTDAPPVPDLFSVDADQP is encoded by the coding sequence CCGGACCACCCCTTCTGGACCACCGAAGGGTGGACGAAGGCCGGGGACCTCACCGGGAACGACTTCCTCGCCAACGTGCTCCGTCCCGACCTGGTCGCCGACGGTACCGAGGACACCAGCGAGCACAAGCTCGCGGGCTACCTCGTCGGGGACGGCTGCACGACCAACCAGGTCACCTTCACCGGCGGCGACGAGGACGTCCTCGCCGACTTCCGCTCGACCTGTGATCGGTTGGGCCTGGTCCACCACACCAGGCCCAACAGCGCCCGGAGCTCGCTCGTCCGCGTCTCGGGCCTGCGGCCCTGGTTGGCCGAGCACGGTCTGCTGGACAAGAACGCCTGGCAGAAGCGCGTGCCCGAGTTCGTCTACCGCGGTGACACGTGGCAGGTGGCGGCGTTTCTCGGTGCCTACTTCGCCTGCGACGGAACGGTCAGCCGACGCGGCCGCGACCGCTACGACCTGGTCGTCGAATATTACAGCGTCTCGCGGGACCTGCTCGCGGATGTCCAGCACCTCCTGCTGCGCATCGGCGTCCAGTCACGTCTGAAACTCAAGCGGGGCCGCTACCAGGGCAGACCGCACGAGTCGTGGCGGCTGAGCATCACGAGCCAGGACGACGTCGCCAGGTTCGTGCAGCGCGTCACGGTGATCGGCGAGCGAGGCCTGAGGCTTGCGGAGTGGGCCCCTCGACGCGATCGCTTCGAGGAGCGGCTCGCCGCCGATCGCGTCGCTTCCGTAGAGCCCGCGGGCCTGCACGAATGCCGATGCCTCACGGTCGACGGCGACCACACCTTCACCGTGAACGACCTCGTCGTCCACAACACGACCCTGGCCAACATCGTCGCCGCCGAGCTGGGCTCGGGCATCCGGGTGACCAGCGGCCCGGCGATCGAGCGCTCGGGCGACCTGGCGGCGATCCTGACCAGTCTCGCGGAGGGCGACGTCCTCTTCATCGACGAGATCCACCGCATCGCCAAGCCGGCCGAGGAACTGCTCTACAGCGCGATGGAGGACTTCCGGGTCGACGTGATCGTCGGCAAGGGTCCGGGCGCGACGGCGATCCCGCTGGACGTCGAGCCGTTCACGCTGGTCGGCGCGACCACCCGCTCCGGCCTGCTCACCGGCCCGATGCGCGACCGGTTCGGCTTCGTCGCGCACCTCGACTTCTATTCGCCGGCCGACCTGGAGGTGCTGCTGCGCCGCTCGGCCCGGATCCTCGGCGTGCCGATCACCGACGACGGCGCCGCCGAGGTGGCCGGCCGCTCCCGGGGCACGCCCCGCATCGCCAACCGGCTGCTGCGGCGGGTCCGCGACTTCGCCGAGGTCCGGGCCGACGGCGTGGTCACCCTGGAGACCGCCCGGGCCGCCCTCACGGTGTACGACGTCGACGCGCTGGGGCTGGACCGGCTGGACCGGGCGGTGCTGACCGCGCTGGTCGACTCGTTCCGGGGCGGGCCGGTCGGCCTGTCCACCCTGGCGGTGGCGGTGGGCGAGCAGCCCGACACGGTGGAGGAGGTCTGCGAGCCGTTCCTGGTCCGGGCCGGCCTGCTGGCCCGTACGCCCCGGGGCCGGGTCGCCACCGAGGCCGCCTGGCGGCACCTGGGCCGTACGCCCCCGAATGGTACATTCGGCACGGATGCCCCTCCCGTGCCCGATCTGTTCTCGGTGGACGCCGATCAGCCGTGA
- the secF gene encoding protein translocase subunit SecF, translated as MAKNGLASRLYRGEAGLDIIGRRKVWFGAALALVLLALLSFGLRGFSLGIEFAGGNSFQIPASVGTLEQTEVKVQEALAAAGDDAKVVTTQKVGGTGGEFYEVRTTQLDTEQANAVKTEIADEFGIDATTISGNQVSEAWGSQVTSRALLGLVIFIAVVMIYLILRFEWRMAVAAVTSLIMNLILTAGIYSLVGFEVTPSTVIGFLTILGFALYDVVVVFDKVQENTRGITANNNQTYGEAANLAINQSLMRSLNTSVVALLPVGGLLFIGAGLLGAGTLKDLGLVLFVGMAVAFLTSILLATPLLVLLKNYEPRIQAHNKRVLARRGAVARGEVTPKGAAPRTDDSDDESVDPESAALAGAAPRVGARPAGKRPTGARGGRPAGGGGNRPGGGKRR; from the coding sequence ATGGCAAAGAATGGTCTCGCGAGCCGCCTCTACCGCGGCGAGGCCGGCCTCGACATCATCGGCCGGCGCAAGGTCTGGTTCGGCGCGGCGCTCGCCCTGGTCCTGCTGGCGCTACTCAGCTTCGGGCTGCGCGGTTTCAGCCTCGGCATCGAGTTCGCCGGCGGCAACTCGTTCCAGATCCCGGCCAGCGTTGGCACGCTGGAGCAGACCGAGGTGAAGGTCCAGGAGGCCCTGGCCGCGGCCGGCGACGACGCCAAGGTCGTCACCACGCAGAAGGTCGGCGGCACCGGCGGCGAGTTCTACGAGGTGCGGACCACCCAGCTCGACACCGAGCAGGCCAACGCCGTCAAGACCGAGATCGCCGACGAGTTCGGCATCGACGCCACCACCATCAGCGGCAACCAGGTCAGCGAGGCGTGGGGCAGCCAGGTCACCTCCCGGGCGCTGCTCGGTCTGGTCATCTTCATCGCGGTGGTGATGATCTATCTGATCCTGCGCTTCGAGTGGCGGATGGCGGTCGCCGCCGTCACCTCGCTGATCATGAACCTGATCCTCACCGCCGGCATCTACTCGCTGGTCGGCTTCGAGGTCACCCCGTCGACGGTCATCGGCTTCCTCACGATCCTGGGCTTCGCGCTCTACGACGTGGTGGTGGTCTTCGACAAGGTGCAGGAGAACACGCGCGGCATCACCGCCAACAACAACCAGACGTACGGCGAGGCGGCCAACCTGGCCATCAACCAGAGCCTCATGCGGTCGCTGAACACCTCGGTGGTCGCGCTGCTGCCGGTGGGCGGTCTGCTCTTCATCGGTGCCGGCCTGCTCGGCGCGGGCACCCTGAAGGACCTCGGCCTGGTGCTCTTCGTCGGTATGGCGGTGGCGTTCCTGACCTCGATCCTGCTGGCCACGCCGCTGCTGGTGCTGCTCAAGAACTACGAGCCGCGCATCCAGGCGCACAACAAGCGGGTGCTGGCCCGCCGGGGCGCCGTCGCCCGTGGCGAGGTCACCCCGAAGGGTGCCGCTCCCCGTACCGACGATTCCGACGACGAGTCGGTCGACCCGGAGTCGGCCGCGCTGGCCGGCGCCGCGCCGCGAGTGGGCGCCCGACCCGCCGGGAAGCGCCCGACCGGCGCCCGGGGCGGCCGGCCGGCCGGCGGCGGTGGCAACCGCCCTGGTGGCGGCAAGCGGCGCTGA